In Sphingomonas sp. SORGH_AS_0950, the following are encoded in one genomic region:
- a CDS encoding DUF2238 domain-containing protein: protein MQRERWKRDDRRLVLLTLIWAAGLVASGWRPFDRATWAMEVAPALILMLGGAYSYARVPAGAWVQDWLHLARNPYDRLGHFAQGFVPAIVFREALIRRGGLPRGGLTTFLVLACCLAVSAIYELIEFAAALALGQGAEAFLGTQGDVWDTQWDMLMCLIGAATALLTLSRLHDRQLIRWKR, encoded by the coding sequence GATCTGGGCGGCGGGGCTGGTCGCGTCGGGGTGGCGGCCGTTCGACCGGGCGACCTGGGCGATGGAGGTCGCGCCGGCGCTGATCCTGATGCTGGGCGGGGCCTATAGCTATGCGCGGGTGCCCGCCGGGGCCTGGGTTCAGGACTGGCTGCATCTGGCACGTAATCCCTATGACCGGCTCGGCCATTTCGCGCAGGGCTTCGTGCCCGCCATCGTGTTTCGCGAGGCGTTGATCCGGCGGGGTGGGTTGCCGCGCGGCGGGCTGACGACCTTTCTCGTCCTCGCCTGCTGCCTGGCGGTCAGCGCCATCTATGAGCTGATCGAATTCGCCGCTGCCTTGGCGCTGGGCCAGGGGGCGGAGGCGTTTCTGGGCACGCAGGGCGATGTCTGGGACACGCAATGGGACATGCTGATGTGCCTGATCGGCGCGGCGACCGCGCTGCTGACTTTGTCGCGGCTGCACGATCGGCAGTTGATTCGATGGAAGCGCTGA